One part of the Parabacteroides distasonis ATCC 8503 genome encodes these proteins:
- a CDS encoding AI-2E family transporter, producing MYMENVKEHYWRYSLITIILGLGVILFFKITPFLGGILGAFTIYILLRGQMFHLTEKLNMRPAFAALLLLGETILCFLIPITLAIWLVINKTQNINLDPTVLLNTGQHIADLVQEKTGFDVLDRGNLLKVASILPQIGQFLVGSISSFAVNVVVLIFILYFMLIGGRKMENYLYTLFPFSDQNKDEVLNEINMIVKSNAIGIPLLAVIQGIVAVIGYFIFQTPDPLLFGFLTCIATIIPIVGTALVWVPLAAYMALNGDWVHALGLAIYALLVITNVDNLIRFILQKKLADIHPLITVFGVVIGLSLFGFMGIIFGPLLLSLFLLCIDIFKKSYLDK from the coding sequence ATGTATATGGAAAACGTAAAAGAACATTACTGGAGATACTCATTGATCACCATTATATTAGGACTAGGGGTAATTCTATTTTTTAAGATTACCCCGTTTCTTGGAGGTATACTTGGAGCATTCACCATCTATATATTGCTGCGTGGACAGATGTTCCATCTGACAGAAAAGCTAAATATGAGACCGGCTTTTGCAGCTTTACTGTTACTGGGGGAAACAATCTTATGTTTCTTAATCCCAATCACATTGGCGATCTGGTTGGTAATCAACAAAACTCAAAATATTAATTTAGACCCGACTGTACTGCTAAATACAGGCCAACATATAGCGGATCTAGTTCAGGAAAAGACCGGGTTTGATGTACTGGATAGAGGAAACTTATTAAAAGTGGCCTCTATACTCCCACAAATCGGACAGTTTTTAGTGGGTAGCATAAGCAGTTTCGCCGTAAATGTCGTCGTCTTGATTTTCATTCTGTACTTCATGTTGATAGGCGGAAGAAAAATGGAAAACTATCTATACACCTTATTCCCCTTCAGTGATCAAAACAAGGATGAGGTACTCAACGAGATCAATATGATCGTAAAATCAAACGCCATAGGTATCCCTCTTTTGGCGGTTATACAAGGTATCGTAGCGGTGATCGGTTACTTTATCTTTCAGACTCCCGATCCGCTGTTATTTGGGTTTCTCACTTGTATCGCTACGATCATTCCCATTGTAGGGACCGCATTGGTCTGGGTTCCGTTGGCGGCTTATATGGCTTTAAACGGAGATTGGGTACATGCCTTGGGATTGGCTATTTATGCCTTGCTTGTCATTACGAACGTCGATAATCTGATTCGTTTTATCCTACAAAAGAAGTTGGCGGATATACATCCGTTAATCACCGTCTTCGGAGTCGTAATCGGGTTGTCCTTATTCGGATTTATGGGGATCATCTTCGGGCCGTTGTTATTATCCTTATTCCTTCTTTGTATAGATATCTTCAAGAAGAGCTATTTGGATAAATAA
- the nagA gene encoding N-acetylglucosamine-6-phosphate deacetylase produces MESAFLKIINAKVLTPSGLLPNGQIIISDGKIVEITGQNREIPHAEIIDAKGYYVAPGCIDTHVHGGNGHDFTEATPKAFYAITRAHALQGTTALYPTLAAAPIDTFREAIKTCEHIMNHPEQGARIMGLHLEGNYLNMAMKGGQDPNYIYPPDPQEYKELLNSTQCVKRWSAAPELDGALEFGKYASAHGVLVSLAHTTADYLQVKKAYEAGFTHATHFYNAMTSVHKDREYKHEGTVEGIYLMKDMTVEVVADGIHVPPAILKLVYQIKGVERTSLITDAMAAAACDNGTEHFPDSRVIIEEGVCKLADRSAIAGSIATGIRLIRTLVEKAEIPLHDAVRMASESPARLMGLLDRKGTLEKGKDADIIIFNNDIEIQETFIEGKRLSKE; encoded by the coding sequence ATGGAAAGCGCATTTCTTAAAATCATAAACGCAAAAGTATTAACTCCTTCGGGTCTCCTACCAAACGGGCAAATCATCATCTCGGATGGGAAAATAGTGGAGATCACCGGGCAAAACCGGGAGATTCCTCATGCGGAGATCATCGACGCAAAAGGATATTATGTGGCTCCCGGCTGTATCGACACGCATGTACACGGCGGCAACGGACATGATTTCACGGAAGCTACCCCGAAAGCGTTCTATGCGATCACAAGAGCACATGCTTTACAGGGAACAACGGCTTTATATCCTACATTGGCAGCTGCCCCTATCGATACCTTCCGGGAAGCGATCAAGACCTGCGAGCACATCATGAACCACCCGGAACAGGGAGCCCGCATCATGGGATTACATCTCGAAGGCAACTATTTGAATATGGCTATGAAAGGCGGACAAGACCCTAATTATATTTACCCGCCCGATCCCCAAGAATATAAGGAATTACTAAACAGTACCCAATGTGTTAAACGCTGGAGCGCCGCCCCCGAGCTTGACGGGGCTTTGGAATTCGGTAAATATGCGTCAGCTCATGGTGTGTTGGTTTCACTAGCCCACACCACAGCCGATTATCTCCAAGTGAAAAAAGCATACGAAGCCGGATTCACCCATGCTACCCACTTCTACAATGCCATGACTTCCGTCCATAAAGACCGTGAGTATAAACATGAAGGAACGGTAGAAGGTATTTATCTCATGAAAGATATGACCGTTGAAGTTGTAGCCGATGGTATCCACGTACCGCCGGCAATCTTAAAGTTGGTATATCAAATCAAAGGGGTAGAACGTACGTCCTTAATCACGGACGCAATGGCCGCCGCCGCTTGCGATAACGGTACGGAACATTTTCCGGACTCCCGGGTAATTATCGAGGAAGGCGTATGTAAATTAGCCGATCGCTCAGCTATCGCGGGAAGTATAGCTACCGGAATCCGTTTGATCCGTACCCTAGTCGAGAAAGCGGAAATTCCATTGCACGACGCTGTTCGTATGGCTTCCGAAAGCCCAGCCCGCCTAATGGGTCTTTTAGACCGTAAAGGAACATTGGAGAAAGGAAAGGATGCCGATATCATCATTTTCAACAACGATATAGAGATTCAAGAGACCTTCATCGAAGGTAAACGGCTCTCCAAAGAATAA
- a CDS encoding S41 family peptidase: MNYKYYTIVILGLLAFSACEKDDIDIPATDNEVNQWIEQTMRENYLWYSELPDKSSLDFSLDPESFFKGLLSDKDGKELSDGHHYFSQLEKATVTKSIYDANNSYGFDFATSNLKDGGSTYKIAIVLYVLKDSPAEEAGLKRGDWILGVNGSLGSIQDYDVLRSGGSVSLQLGKETGNTKGFVSTRRVTLNASRTVEDSPFLKDSVYTYGNKRIGYLMYNHFASGPDEYDYSDTSYNLYLQQLFEKFKSRNVNEFVLDLRYNGGGLVNCAQLLASLLVRENVLGEPLCIMEYNDKNSNKNETLPLLKTTEVMAGNLNLQRLFVLTGSTTASASELIINSLRSYLDVRVIGKQTFGKTVGMTIYNESKKYGWILSPVTFHIYNKDREADYEDGFHPDVAIDEFKSDLAEFGDLKDPLLGQAIYEITGQSPLLRSATPRGNREIQYNPPLSYKDNLLLIPKD; encoded by the coding sequence ATGAATTATAAGTATTATACGATCGTTATCCTTGGCCTTTTAGCATTCTCCGCTTGCGAGAAAGATGATATCGATATTCCGGCAACCGACAATGAAGTAAATCAATGGATCGAGCAAACGATGCGAGAGAATTATCTTTGGTATTCCGAGTTACCGGATAAAAGTTCCTTGGACTTTAGTCTTGATCCGGAGAGCTTCTTCAAGGGCCTGTTATCCGATAAAGACGGGAAAGAGCTTTCTGATGGCCATCATTACTTCTCCCAATTAGAGAAAGCGACCGTAACAAAGAGCATTTACGACGCGAACAACTCATACGGATTCGATTTCGCGACTTCCAACCTTAAAGACGGAGGCAGTACCTATAAAATAGCCATTGTCCTTTATGTATTAAAGGATTCACCCGCCGAAGAAGCCGGATTGAAACGGGGAGACTGGATACTTGGCGTAAACGGCTCCTTGGGTTCTATCCAAGACTATGATGTGTTGAGAAGCGGAGGCAGCGTATCCCTCCAACTAGGAAAAGAAACAGGAAACACCAAGGGATTCGTCTCCACCCGAAGAGTTACCTTGAACGCATCCCGAACGGTAGAAGACAGCCCATTCCTAAAAGATTCCGTATACACATATGGCAATAAGCGAATCGGCTATTTGATGTACAACCATTTCGCCTCCGGACCGGATGAATACGATTATAGCGACACTAGTTATAATCTTTATTTGCAACAACTCTTCGAAAAATTCAAAAGTCGCAACGTCAATGAGTTCGTACTTGATTTACGCTATAATGGGGGTGGGCTTGTCAATTGCGCCCAATTACTGGCTTCGCTATTAGTCCGTGAAAACGTTTTAGGAGAACCTTTATGTATCATGGAGTATAACGATAAAAACTCCAATAAAAATGAGACCTTACCTTTGCTCAAAACGACCGAGGTCATGGCGGGAAACTTAAACCTACAACGGCTATTTGTTTTGACAGGTTCAACTACGGCTTCTGCCTCCGAACTTATCATTAACTCGCTACGATCTTATCTAGACGTTCGGGTTATCGGTAAGCAGACTTTTGGCAAGACCGTCGGTATGACGATCTACAATGAATCTAAAAAATATGGCTGGATACTTTCTCCCGTCACTTTCCATATTTATAATAAGGATCGGGAAGCTGATTATGAAGACGGATTTCATCCCGATGTAGCTATCGATGAATTCAAGAGTGATCTAGCTGAATTCGGAGATTTGAAGGATCCTTTATTAGGACAAGCTATTTACGAGATAACCGGCCAGTCACCGCTCTTACGATCCGCTACCCCGAGGGGCAACCGGGAAATCCAATATAATCCCCCGTTGTCCTATAAGGATAACTTATTACTGATTCCAAAAGACTAA